The window cgattcggagtcggatttgagtaaaattagtatggttggactcgtaattgaatgagtctgattttgtgagttttgtcaggtttcgagacgtgggccccactgttgacttttggttgatttttcgagcagagttgagaatttttataaattgtaagcattggagtatattttgattaacttgcacattgtttgactagtttcgtaTTGTTGGCTTTGAATTAAGAAGATAGGAAGGCGTTCAGAGGTTGATACGCGCAAagtggaatttctggagcattgttcagcttgctcggtattgaatttggcttattcgaggtaagtaacatttctaaactcggagctaagggtatgaaccctgagTGTACgtattatgtgatttgtttggaggtgacacacatgctagttgatgggcgtgtgggtgtgcaccgtagaaattgtgacgtaattgatTTCGTAAAATTGTGtggtcaaataatcttggcattatcCATATACTTTCATGTGTTAAAAAATTGAgttgagaatcatgttaaaaatcatgcaaAGGCTATATGCCGGTATCATTGAGACCCACAGAGGccgtattgttgttgaattaattgtttaaattgtaatttcatacttagttgtgttcattcatttcatatcatatcttagtctctgttgctaattattgatacatcatatcatcatttttgggctaattttcatgacatttttgAGCCCGAaaaactggagagattgatgactgagtgaggccgagggcctgattgtgaggataaatatgggattgggctgcacgccgcagcaggccatattggctttatacatgttattattatatggatcgggatgcacgccgtagtaggccatattggcctattatagtgcttgggttgaaggagcccctcaggagtttgcacacccacaGTAAACGCAgttacctactgagtgcgagtgccgagtgattgtgaggaatgagtgaccaTGAGAAATGCATGTGTAGCAACCCCTTTGGGAGGTTTCTACTTacgaaaaaaatataatttactaCTTACAACATTAAGGAGAtattaatctaaaaaaatattCAGAATAATTTAGTAGCGAAAATAGGCTCATGCTATAAAGGTTCAAAGTGCAATatttttgttttagaaaatacACTTCAGAAttgtttttataaaatacaatgtcaaaatattagcACAAGGTGATATAACCCTTCTTGAATAATCAACAAGTTAAGCAACTTCTAACAAAATTATACTTTTCGTTCAACATCACTGCATGTTCatattgtacataaatttcaaactagcgagtaaaaataaaattaaaataaaaatagtctTCTCCTTTGTACATTTTTACAAGACAATGTAAATTTAGcatattacaagacttgagttattaacacaccctaaaataaaaaaataagttaCCAAATTCAAGTAACAAGATTTTGGTCTTAAGATccaacaagcctccaaaataACGTACATGAGTGTGACATATAGATCATGTACAAGTCCCAAAACTATACAAAATCTaggtgcatatgcaaatgtgatctccataaGTGCTACCAAAAAAGACTACTTCATAAGGCCGTCTTTAAATCTCATCCCGTACATTACCTACGATAGAAAacaactatcgctaagcataaagcttagtggcATATAAACTTTGGGCTTGGAGCTATTAAATTCTCCAATTCCCTTTTTCAGTCATAGGTAGCTCAAATtaaacataatttaaaacaagtgaataaatatatcaaaattaTCGAATATCAAACCTTGAAAtattttcaattatcaataacaatgttcaagaTTCAAGAGTCGAGAAAGCGTATACTATCAATCCAAGAGAGTTTGCCATATATCCATTTTTCCCCCAATATGTAcgtcatgccatcacactaagTATAATCAGATATTAAGATGGACCAAAGccccaaatcaagtagggtcaaaacACAATATtcaagagaatcaagaaccatattcaaaatggcttcctagttcgtacttaacgcagacaagttccataatttaagaggaactacaaatccaaagtcaagatggcaaaagatccgaatcaagaggcatgccaagATGAGTGACAAAGTCACACCTACAAGAAGGACAAAGTCCTAACAAGAATGAAAAATGATCAAGCAAATCCGTACGAGTGGGCGATTTAGCGAATATATTACAATACTTGATATAACACGAATACAATGATATAAATTgaagacaagaaaaataaaatatcaggttatttcaaaatattgcagcaagtaaaaagagtacaaagtttatacacaaaccttggtgttttaccaCAAAATAGTCCAACCATAACTTGAGGACGTTCGAATCATCTACGCTATAGACAAATAAAATTCGTTCACTTTCTCAAACACTTCCCCTTAGATTTTACAAGGgtatatataccttaaatatataatcaaatatctatataattttaatgatttaaaatgtcaaactaaacatgatattggtgcaaattacccaaaatattttaaatagaaaTTCGGGACAGTATCACTGTCTTGTGTTGTGACTCagttttgaagatgaaaatggacAAACTAGACTGTATGGTCTTCATTATAGTTGTAGATATATGTCTTACCATTTGAAACAATCTTGAATCACCCCCATAtcagttttgtacaaaacgttatgctAAAATTACTAACAGTAGTACAGGGAAGGCTTGTAAAACAGAAAATCTGGGCAGTACCTACCTTGTACTTCATCACCCATTTTCGGGTAAATAAAAGACAAATCAGGTTTTGGTGCCTGAATAAGCATTATAGATCTATGAAATATCTTTCCAGAAAAGCTTGGATCACTTAAAACATACCCCTATACAAGAAGATACGAAGAAAATACTCATAGCTGTCTAGTGTAAAAATGAGTTTAGTAACTTACCACAAAAGAGGGGAGAAACTTGAGCTTCACCAAGAACTAGTTTTGCTGGTTGGTTTAGTGAAAATTTCTGATGGTTATCATGAAGTATTTCAGGTGATAAGAGGGGAGAGGGTAGGGGTTTTGCTTTTTCATGAAAGAGGGAAACATGAGAGCAGGTTATAGAAAAGCAAGTCAAATAAGTAATATTTATGAACTTTAGATAAGTATGAAATACAATTGGCTGCCCAAACTACTAAATAtctttatataaatataaaaagagTGGCAGCCCAAAACCTTAAATATCTAGTGTTTTTAATCacaattcatcaaaataatattaattgttacacatAGCAACACCATGAAACTTTTTGTcaatattaacacaacctaaattaagaaatttttatatatttttaaattcacGTTTAGGAAGTACGACGTAAAATTTATCTTATTTATAAATATTCTCAATCGAGAATGCAAATATTAGTTAAAACTTTGGGGTGTTACAACTCTCTCCCCCTAAAAACATTTCGTCCCGAAATGTACCTTATACTAGTCCCGAAACAAGTGTTGATATTGAACTCGCATATCCTCTTCTCgctcccaagtagcttccttgCCAGAATAATTTCTCCAAAGAACCTTCACTAAGGGGAATATCTTATTTCTAAGCTCTTTTATCTCATGCGCCAAGATTTAGATTGGTTCTTCTCCATATGTCAATTAAGGATTGACCTCAATAGATTCGATAGGAAGAACATGAGATGGATTTGAGTAGTATCTTctaagcatagaaacatggaagacTTTGTTGATCTTGTCTAACTCTAGTGAAAGAGCTAGTTTATAAGCAACCGGGCCAACTCTCTCAAGCTCTTCATAAGGTCTAATAAATCGAGGACTAAGTTTACCTTTTTAGCCAAATCTCATATACTTCTTCCATGGAGAAACCTTTAAGAATACCTTATCACCCGCAGATACTCAATATCACACCTCTTAAGATCAGCATAAGACTTTTGTCCATCTGAAGCAATTTTTAAGCGATCCttgatgatttttaccttatcttCAGTTTGTTGCACAATCTCAGGCCCCACCAATTTTCTTTCACCAACCTCGTTCCAACAAAGAGAAGTTCTACATTTTCTCCCATATAAAGGTTCATAATGAGGCATGCCTATACTTGATTAGTAACTATTATTGTAAGTAAATTCTATCAGGGCTAAGTATTTATCCCAACTACCCTCAAACTTAATAATGcaggctcgaagcatatcctccaagatttgtatTACTCTCTCAGACTGGCCATCTGTTTGTGGATGGAAAGTAGTAATAAAATTCAACCTGGAACCCAAAGCTTCTTGCAAGTTAGACCAAAATCTGGATGTAAACCTTGGATCTCTGTCAGACACAATAGAAACAGGGATTCCATGCAGCCTCACAATCTCTTTAATGGATAATTCTGCCAAGCATTCCAGTGAGTACTCCATTCTGATTACCAAGAAATGAACACTCTTAGTTAGTCTATCTATAATGACCCAAATCGCATCATGATTCCTTTGAGTGCGTGGAAGTCCAGAAACAAAATCCATCATTATCCTTTCCTATTTTCACTTAGGTATTGGCAAGGGTTGCAGTAGACCAGCTGGGACTTGATGTTCAGCTTTTATTTGTTGACAAACCAAGCATTTAGAAATGAACTCTGCAATGCCTTTATTCATACCACTCTACCAGTAGTGCTCCTTGATGGTCCGGTACATTTTAGTACCTCCAGGATACATTGCATAAGGTGAACTATGTGCTTGAATCAAGATCTCCTTCCTCAATTCACCATAATTAGGAACACAaaacctatttttataaaataaggtaCCATTTTTCTTCAATGTAAAATCTAATTCTCTTGCATTTTAGACTTCTTCAACCCGTTTCACAAGCTTCTCATCTAACTTCTGCGCTTCTTGGACCTGCTCAAGTAAGACTGGCTTGGCTTGCAAATTAGAAATGATAGAACCATTAGAATTAAAGAGAAGCTTTTATGGCTCTTAATTCAAGAAGCAAAGGCAAATGACTTAGAGTTAAACTTGCAAGGGAATTGTGATGCAATGCATCTACAAccacattggctttaccaggataATAATCAATCGTGCAATCATAATATTTGATGAGTTCAAGCCATCTACATTGTCTCAAGTTTAACTCTTTTTGTGTACCCATGTACTtaaaactcttgtgatctgtaaaTATATGACACTTCTCCCCGTACATGTAATGCCCCcaaatttttaaagcaaaaacAATGGCAGCAAGTTCAAGATCGTGAGTGGAATAATTCAACTAATGTGATTTCAACTTTTGAGAGGCATAAGAAATTATTTTCCCTTCTTGCATCAAAACTCAACCCAAGCCACGGTGAGATGCATCACTGTATATCACATAATCTTTCCCTTCAGGTGAGAAAGAAAGTATTAGAGCTTGTGTCAATAAGGATTTGAGCTTTTCAAAGAtctcttgacacttgtcatccCACACAAACTTGGCGTCTTTCCCCAAAAGTTTGGTTAAAAGAGAAGTTATAATAGAGAAGCCCTTCACGAACCTCCTATAGTATcctgctaaacccaagaaacttaTGATCTCAGTTGGATTTTTAGGGGGTTTCCATTCAACAATAGCTTGAATCTTACTAGGATCAACCTTCACACCTTCaactgatacaatatgccccaaaaaagCTACTTCactcagccaaaattcacatttggaaagcTTCGCGTAGAGTTGCCAGTCCTTCAGAATTTGCATGATAATTCAGAGATGTTTATCATCATCTTCTCTATTATTGAAATAGactaaaatgtcatcaataaagaccaCAACAAATTGATCAAGGTAAGGCTTGAATACACGGATCATTAGATCCATAAATTCAACAGGAgcatttgtcaaaccaaatggcattatcaaaaattcataatgtCCATACCTGGTCCTAAAAGCAGTTTTAGAAACATCTTGCTCCATCACTCGCAACTGATAAtatccagacctcaagtcaatttttgagaacaagTTGGCACCCTTCAGTaggtcaaataagtcatcgatTCTAGGAAGTGGGTATTTGTTCTTtattgttaccttgttcagctgtcgGTAATCAATGCAAAGCCTAAGagtgccatctttctttttcacaaataaaacaggaTCTCCCCAAAGCGAAATACTGGGACGGataaaacctttctcaagaagtTCTTGCAATTAAGCCTCCAACTCTTTTAATTTAGCTGAAGCCATTCTATAAGGAGCGGTAGAAATATGAGTAGTTATAGGGACAAACTCTATAGGAAATTCAATCTCCCTTTCTGGAGGCAACCCAGGAAGAACATcgggaaatacatcaggaaagtcaCACACAGTTGGTATGTCCTCAAGACTTGGACTCCCTAAATCGTGTATCGACTGTATGACCAAGATAGGCATCACAACCTTGACGAATCATCTTCACTGCCAAGACCGCATAAATAGTATTAGATGTCAATGATCTTTCTCTTTGAACTACTATGTGTGAATATGCAGGAGTTCTAAAAGTCACTTGCTTCAACCTATAATAATCCAATGCATGGTGCCTATGGAGCCAATCCATACCAACAATAATATCATAGTCTTGGAAGGTCATTTCAAGTAAGTCTACAGGGAAGACTAGATTTTGAATCATGAATGGACAATCTCGATAAATCCTATTAACAACAGCATGATGCCCTAATGAACTCGTTACGAGCACATCAAAATCAAGTCTCACAGATTTAACAGtatcaggaattgcaagtgatgaGCAAACATAAGAATGCGAAGATCCATGATCAAATAATGTAACAACAGATATGCCAAATAAGTGAAATTGACCAACAACCACGTCTGGGCCATCTTGGTCATTCTTCTGTCTCGTAGCATAGACTCGTGCAGTGCCTCTCGACCCGCTACCCTGATTAGCTCCACCCGAACCCATTGCTTGCATATTTCTAGGTTTTGCACCACCATTAGCTTGAGAAGAAGTAGTGACAGGCTTTTGAATTGAGCCCTCTGTATGTGTAGAAGAAAAAGGATTAGGATTAGGAAAATCCTTCACTTTATGATCCAAACTTCCACAATTAAAACAAGCACCAGAAGCTCTTCTGCAGGCACCATAGTGATTCTTCCCGCACTGTGCACAAGTAGGTGTATAAGTTTTGCCTTGGCCATAACTTGGAGTACTAGCAGTAGAGAAATTTAGTGTATTCTACTTATGATATGATGACTTCTGTGCACTTTCAGTCTTGGAATAGTCAAACTTTCCCTTCTTGGATGGACCGCCATAATCTGAATTACCCGTCCTAAACTTGTTTTCTCTCCTACTAGCTTCTTCCTTGTCAATTctttcccaagtaagagcagcCGAAACTAGCTTGGAAAAATCTTCAAGTTGCAAGATTGCCACAGATTTTCGGATTGAACCATTCAAACCTTCTTCAAATCTTCTGTACTTGTCTCtttcatcatcaataatacctccAGCATAGCAAGAAAGCTTGAGAAATTTTTGTTGATACTCTGCAATAGACATACTCCCTTGTCTTAAATTCAgaaactctttttttcttagcatcacaatagacagggGGAACATATTTCGCACGAAATGCTTTCACGAAGTCATCCCAAGTAAGCACCAGAGGTTTTGCTTTTGCATTTGGCACACTTACCCACCAATCATAGGCATCCTTTTGTAAAAGAGAGATAGCATACTTAAATTTGGCAGCATTATTACACTCTAGTTGTTCAAAGACCCTCTTCATATGCTCGAGCCATTGTTCAGCTACTGGGGGATTAATAGTGCCTTCAAATTCAACTCCACCCATTTTCCTCATCTTCTCAAAATTTATTCACTAGGTTCTGACATTGTCACAGCCAAGtgacaaaagaactcagtcaTCTACTGAAATGGAGGAGTCATAATAGGAGTACAATGACCAATTGCTCTTCGATTACTGCCCACTTCATTTTCACTAACACGATGATGATTTAGATTAGGTAAAGGTTCCTCATCTCCTTCCTGGAGGTGAGATGGAGTATTATAATAGGCTTGACTTTCATCAACGGATTCAATAGCTCTATTCAAAGAGGAGGCCATATTAAAATTCCTATAAAAGATAAAATCACACTGCattagtgtcatgacccaaaatccatctagtcatgatggaacctaacccgaccc is drawn from Nicotiana tabacum cultivar K326 chromosome 9, ASM71507v2, whole genome shotgun sequence and contains these coding sequences:
- the LOC107769184 gene encoding uncharacterized protein LOC107769184 encodes the protein MGGVEFEGTINPPVAEQWLEHMKRVFEQLECNNAAKFKYAISLLQKDAYDWWVSVPNAKAKPLVLTWDDFVKAFQYQQKFLKLSCYAGGIIDDERDKYRRFEEGLNGSIRKSVAILQLEDFSKLVSAALTWERIDKEEASRRENKFRTGNSDYGGPSKKGNTPSYGQGKTYTPTCAQCGKNHYGACRRASGACFNCGSLDHKVKDFPNPNPFSSTHTEGSIQKPVTTSSQANGGAKPRNMQAMGSGGANQGSGSRGTARVYATRQKNDQDGPDVVVGQFHLFGISVVTLFDHGSSHSYVCSSLAIPDTVKSVRLDFDVLVTSSLGHHAVVNRIYRDCPFMIQNLVFPVDLLEMTFQDYDIIVGMDWLHRHHALDYYRLKQSIHDLGSPSLEDIPTVCDFPDVFPDVLPGLPPEREIEFPIDISLWGDPVLFVKKKDGTLRLCIDYRQLNKLRVMEQDVSKTAFRTRYGHYEFLIMPFGLTNAPVEFMDLMIRVFKPYLDQFVVDWQLYAKLSKCEFWLSEVAFLGHIVSVEGVKVDPSKIQAIVEWKPPKNPTEIISFLGLAGYYRRFVKGFSIITSLLTKLLGKDAKFVWDDKCQEIFEKLKSLLTQALILSFSPEGKDYVIYSDASHRGLG